Proteins from one Meriones unguiculatus strain TT.TT164.6M chromosome 10, Bangor_MerUng_6.1, whole genome shotgun sequence genomic window:
- the Cklf gene encoding chemokine-like factor, which yields MESPQEKRDQPFFCMTLKGFVKILRLVVTVASMIFFIIAQAPEPYIVITGFELTIIFFFVALYICRLDKKMRWLFWPLLDVINSMVTMLFMLTVSVLALLPETSKMTILGGVFGLLTVICAIVDCALTSRKIILNPSGPYRKRSTDDN from the exons atggagtctccacaggagAAGAGAGATCAGCCGTTCTTCTGCATGACTCTGAAAGGCTTTGTGAAAATACTGCGGTTG gtAGTAACTGTGGCATCCATGATCTTTTTCATCATCGCACAAGCCCCTGAACCGTACATCGTTATCACTGGGTTTGAACTcaccattattttctttttcgtAGCTTTGTATATATGCAGACTTGACAAAAAGATGAGATGGCTGTTTTGGCCTTTGCTT GATGTTATCAACTCAATGGTAACAATGTTATTCATGCTTACTGTATCCGTGTTGGCTCTGTTACCAGAAACGTCAAAAATGACCATCCTTGGAGGG GTGTTTGGTCTCCTGACAGTAATATGTGCGATTGTTGATTGTGCCCTGACGTCCCGGAAAATTATACTTAACCCAAGTGGACCTTATAGGAAAAGATCTACTGATGACAACTAA
- the Cmtm1 gene encoding CKLF-like MARVEL transmembrane domain-containing protein 1 produces MLKVLRMCIIAGAVYCFIVGRAENVLIAITIQETFIVLFFVIIYMVSLQHLLVCVHWPLLDLINSCMSAVFLGLIGIRTIEEKGRKKLVYIGGVLCLFASILCVFDALMVVKTMRSNRKKAPRIVPATAPSRPNLR; encoded by the exons ATGCTGAAGGTCTTGAGGATG TGTATCATTGCAGGAGCGGTGTATTGTTTCATCGTTGGCCGAGCAGAGAACGTGCTTATAGCAATCACGATTCAGGAAACCTTCATCGTCTTATTTTTTGTCATAATATATATGGTATCCCTTCAACACTTGCTGGTCTGTGTACACTGGCCTTTGCTT GATCTTATCAACAGTTGCATGTCAGCTGTATTCCTTGGGTTGATTGGCATAAGAACAattgaagaaaaaggaagaaagaaattggtgTATATCGGAGGG GTCCTGTGCCTCTTTGCATCAATCCTGTGTGTCTTCGATGCGTTGATGGTTGTCAAGACGATGAGGAGTAACAGGAAAAAGGCTCCAAGAATAGTTCCCGCCACCGCCCCATCGAGGCCCAATCTACGCTGA